A genome region from Arthrobacter sp. V1I9 includes the following:
- a CDS encoding cysteine hydrolase family protein, with the protein MTAPNRALIVIDAQQEYFDGLLPIQYPARDQSITNIQAAINAAEQAGTPVVLVQHELPAEAPVFGSGSATWQNHPEVAAREDAATKRISKQFSSIFAGTDLEAWLREQGIDTITLVGFMTNNCVIASAAAAEPLGFSVEVLSDATGAIDLTNDAGTAPARQVHETLMALLHSNWAAVTDTATWAPALRTGAPLTKSDLITSAAQGRSTR; encoded by the coding sequence ATGACCGCCCCCAACCGAGCCCTCATCGTCATCGACGCCCAACAGGAATACTTCGACGGACTGCTTCCAATCCAGTACCCCGCCCGTGACCAATCAATCACCAACATCCAGGCCGCGATCAACGCCGCGGAGCAGGCCGGAACTCCCGTCGTGCTCGTCCAGCACGAACTTCCGGCAGAAGCCCCGGTGTTCGGGTCCGGGTCGGCGACCTGGCAGAACCACCCCGAAGTCGCTGCCCGTGAGGACGCGGCAACTAAGCGCATTAGCAAACAGTTCTCCAGCATCTTCGCTGGCACCGACCTCGAAGCCTGGCTGCGTGAACAGGGCATCGACACGATCACGCTCGTTGGCTTCATGACAAACAACTGTGTGATCGCCTCCGCCGCGGCCGCCGAGCCCCTCGGTTTCTCCGTCGAAGTCCTCTCCGACGCGACCGGAGCAATCGACCTCACCAACGACGCCGGCACCGCGCCGGCACGCCAAGTCCACGAGACCCTCATGGCATTGCTGCATTCAAACTGGGCCGCCGTCACCGACACCGCAACCTGGGCCCCGGCACTGCGTACGGGCGCGCCGCTGACCAAGAGCGACCTCATCACCTCCGCCGCACAAGGCCGCAGCACCCGGTAG
- a CDS encoding RraA family protein encodes MYINASAENITVYPEWPRPEQELVQSLTAYPPALIGDVRKRLDMMSADIRCLTPGARLAGTALPIQIWEGDNLAIHRGLDEAKPGDVLVISGNGVTNRSVFGGILAEICLHKGVTGVIVDGAVRDIEEMNEMGLAVFARAVVPAGPSKNGPGYVGKPVACGNVVCNPGDVVIGDQDGIVVIPQSELNETLQALPAQENLERQIRDRIKEAVAS; translated from the coding sequence GTGTACATCAACGCCTCCGCCGAAAACATCACCGTCTACCCCGAATGGCCCCGCCCCGAACAGGAGCTCGTCCAGTCCCTGACCGCCTACCCCCCGGCGTTGATCGGTGACGTACGCAAACGCCTGGACATGATGTCAGCGGACATCCGGTGCCTGACCCCCGGCGCCCGATTGGCTGGCACCGCCCTCCCCATTCAGATCTGGGAAGGCGACAACCTCGCCATCCACCGCGGCCTCGACGAAGCCAAACCCGGGGACGTCCTGGTCATCTCCGGGAACGGCGTCACCAACCGGTCCGTTTTCGGCGGCATCCTCGCCGAAATCTGCCTCCACAAAGGCGTCACCGGCGTGATCGTTGACGGGGCTGTCCGTGACATCGAAGAGATGAACGAGATGGGCCTTGCTGTCTTCGCCCGCGCCGTCGTTCCCGCCGGGCCCTCCAAAAACGGTCCCGGGTACGTTGGCAAACCGGTCGCCTGCGGCAACGTCGTCTGCAACCCAGGTGATGTCGTCATCGGAGACCAGGACGGCATAGTGGTCATCCCGCAATCAGAACTTAACGAAACTCTTCAGGCCCTTCCCGCCCAAGAAAACCTCGAACGCCAGATCCGCGACCGGATCAAAGAAGCCGTCGCCTCCTAG
- a CDS encoding hydroxyacid dehydrogenase, whose protein sequence is MTEIYISDAIHEDVLADIRKNALVHVGYGPDKVNYLDISENVDAVILRAETFTREMIEASPRLKIIARHGVGTDNVDIPAASENGVWVTSTPGSNSNAVAEHVFSLLLSLTRRIVPAANRVLAGTWAEGRGDLVGFELSGRTLGIVGFGAIGRRVAAIAGGFGMRVLASDPVAKAADAAAAGADLVELDTLYDGADIITLHAPLLPGTRHMISSRELALMKPGAIVINTSRGGLIDEDALVTALTSGDLAGAALDVLEAESIDMKDPLSHNRVPLHEVPNLLITPHIAGQTQEAFQEAGTRSWSEVQAVMAGESPAFPVNATDLHTIPA, encoded by the coding sequence GTGACCGAAATCTACATCTCCGACGCCATCCACGAGGACGTCCTGGCAGACATCCGCAAAAACGCCCTCGTGCACGTCGGCTACGGCCCCGACAAGGTCAACTACCTCGACATCAGCGAAAACGTAGATGCAGTGATCCTGCGGGCAGAAACCTTCACCCGCGAGATGATCGAAGCATCCCCCCGCCTGAAGATCATCGCCCGTCACGGGGTCGGCACCGACAACGTCGACATCCCGGCGGCTTCGGAAAACGGCGTCTGGGTCACCAGCACCCCGGGCTCGAACAGCAACGCTGTCGCCGAGCACGTCTTCTCTCTCCTGCTCTCCCTGACGCGCCGGATCGTCCCGGCCGCAAACCGTGTCCTGGCCGGCACATGGGCAGAGGGCCGCGGGGACCTGGTCGGTTTCGAACTCTCCGGCCGCACCCTCGGAATTGTGGGCTTCGGAGCCATCGGCAGACGCGTCGCAGCAATCGCAGGGGGCTTCGGGATGCGGGTCCTCGCCTCCGACCCGGTCGCCAAAGCAGCCGATGCCGCGGCCGCGGGCGCTGACCTGGTGGAACTGGACACCCTGTATGACGGGGCGGACATCATCACCCTGCACGCCCCGCTGCTGCCCGGCACCCGCCACATGATCTCCAGCCGCGAACTGGCCCTGATGAAACCCGGCGCCATTGTCATTAACACCTCCCGCGGTGGGCTGATCGATGAAGACGCCCTGGTCACGGCCCTGACCAGCGGCGACCTCGCCGGCGCGGCCCTTGATGTGCTCGAAGCCGAGAGCATCGACATGAAGGACCCGCTGTCCCACAACAGGGTGCCGCTGCACGAAGTGCCCAATCTGCTTATCACCCCGCACATCGCCGGCCAGACCCAGGAAGCATTCCAGGAAGCCGGCACCCGCTCCTGGTCAGAAGTACAGGCCGTCATGGCGGGCGAATCCCCTGCCTTCCCGGTCAACGCCACTGACCTGCACACGATCCCCGCCTGA
- a CDS encoding MFS transporter: MTVPTLAVPDAARRTKAKKATGVAAFGTFIEYYDFSVYGYVAATLAIVFFPGDDPVIGLLNTLLVFGSAFIVRPLGAVFFGRLGDRKGRRTSLIASITCMGVAATLTGLLPGYAQIGVLAPILLVLLRMLQGFSTGGEIGGAAAYIHEWAAPNRRSLFVSLIPSVAQLGKGLAAGLAALAAAMMPAADLAAWGWRIPFLLALPLGVLCLVMRLKVEDSPEFQAINKTTEGTSKAPFKEVLTKYPKALAKVTSISLVQNLGTYIGTVFVAVYFSEVLGFTKGEASTIVLLAVLFAALLIPMAGQLGSRIGSKKVLLWSYVAYVAITIPSFAMMNQGSFVLALLGLGMGIIPYALCQAGTYGAMLEFYPTRVRHTGVAFGHSVGAVIGGGAGPYLATFLIDQTGNTFVPAFILVGAGALGLLVVGLTVRANSDPSSHLYR; this comes from the coding sequence ATGACCGTCCCCACATTGGCAGTTCCAGATGCTGCCCGGCGCACCAAAGCCAAGAAGGCGACCGGCGTTGCCGCCTTCGGTACCTTCATCGAGTACTACGACTTCAGCGTCTACGGCTACGTCGCCGCGACGCTGGCCATCGTCTTTTTCCCAGGCGATGACCCGGTCATCGGCCTGCTGAACACACTGTTGGTGTTCGGCTCCGCGTTCATTGTCCGCCCGCTCGGTGCGGTGTTCTTCGGCCGCCTGGGGGACCGGAAGGGCCGCCGGACGAGCCTGATCGCGAGCATCACCTGCATGGGTGTCGCCGCCACCCTGACCGGCCTGCTGCCGGGATACGCCCAGATCGGCGTCCTGGCGCCGATCCTGCTGGTGCTGCTGCGCATGCTGCAGGGCTTCTCCACCGGTGGCGAGATCGGCGGCGCGGCCGCCTATATCCATGAGTGGGCTGCACCGAACCGGCGCTCCCTCTTCGTCTCGTTGATCCCGTCCGTTGCCCAGCTCGGCAAGGGCCTTGCCGCCGGTTTGGCAGCCCTGGCCGCGGCTATGATGCCCGCCGCTGACCTGGCAGCGTGGGGCTGGCGCATCCCGTTCCTTCTGGCTCTTCCCTTGGGCGTCCTGTGCCTGGTGATGCGCCTGAAGGTCGAAGACAGCCCGGAGTTCCAGGCCATCAACAAAACCACTGAAGGTACCTCCAAAGCTCCGTTCAAGGAGGTCCTGACCAAGTACCCCAAGGCACTGGCCAAGGTCACCTCCATCTCCCTCGTGCAGAACCTCGGCACCTATATCGGCACCGTGTTCGTCGCCGTCTACTTCAGCGAAGTCCTCGGCTTCACCAAGGGCGAGGCCTCCACCATCGTTCTCTTGGCGGTCCTCTTCGCGGCGCTCCTGATTCCCATGGCCGGCCAGCTCGGCAGCCGCATCGGCAGCAAGAAGGTCCTGCTTTGGTCTTACGTGGCCTACGTCGCCATCACGATCCCGTCCTTCGCCATGATGAACCAGGGCTCCTTCGTCCTGGCCCTCCTGGGCTTGGGCATGGGCATCATCCCCTACGCCCTCTGCCAGGCCGGGACCTACGGCGCCATGCTCGAGTTCTACCCCACCCGCGTCCGCCACACCGGCGTCGCCTTCGGCCACAGCGTCGGAGCCGTCATCGGTGGCGGCGCCGGCCCCTACCTGGCCACATTCCTCATCGACCAGACCGGCAACACCTTCGTCCCCGCCTTCATCCTGGTTGGCGCAGGCGCCCTCGGGCTGCTGGTTGTCGGCCTCACCGTGCGGGCCAACTCCGACCCTTCGTCCCATCTCTACCGTTAG
- a CDS encoding IclR family transcriptional regulator, which yields MEQLDQSAQRDGSKEVVAVLEAVIGRAGYGWGVRELAEELGASRSTVNRILSRLVEERLVSRDVSGAYIIGPRLKVLSAALQEGHPLFAEGERILARLSRASGATALMAVETGNPEQCFVLASVEPDAPVRYTLPPGTNLPTHAGALGLAILTRRGTAGLPEELKKYTEASIDSRTRIENALQSYATTGAVVSIGQHIPDAAGIGVPFTVNDRLFGSLSLSRPRNEFKESDIEAGAELLSEAARELESLLTDRPSNRRLGEVLPEAESSALIQRIAAIIAAFCSEPLAELTLQDLSSLWGTRSVATRRLAESARDMGLMTKLDNGAWTAGPTLLRWSASLGFSHDLPQLVDEDLRGLSGQTGETTTLALYDADTEVAHIGRTIAGARNVRYVLEEGEKIPLTAGAAGKAILAHLPRHVSARISQEAGVSEQELELIRSQGWAATDSERVPDAHGIAAPFFVNGIIRGSVTVTVPNHRVAGTPPTELTSAVVSTAHRLSRLLTVKSARLPAGREGKPGELESERDAVFAAAQ from the coding sequence ATGGAGCAACTGGACCAGTCGGCACAGCGGGATGGCTCGAAAGAGGTCGTCGCCGTCCTTGAGGCTGTCATCGGCCGCGCCGGCTACGGATGGGGTGTTCGGGAGCTGGCCGAGGAACTGGGCGCGAGCCGAAGCACCGTGAACCGGATACTCAGCCGGCTGGTTGAGGAACGCCTGGTGTCCAGGGACGTCAGTGGCGCCTATATCATCGGACCGCGGCTGAAGGTCCTGTCCGCAGCGCTGCAGGAAGGCCATCCGCTCTTTGCCGAGGGGGAAAGAATTCTGGCGCGCCTAAGCCGGGCGTCCGGGGCGACTGCTCTGATGGCTGTCGAAACCGGCAACCCGGAGCAGTGCTTCGTCCTGGCCTCCGTGGAACCTGATGCGCCCGTCCGGTACACGCTGCCACCTGGTACGAACCTGCCAACCCATGCCGGTGCCCTTGGGCTGGCTATCCTTACCCGCCGCGGGACAGCTGGGCTGCCGGAGGAACTGAAGAAGTACACCGAAGCGTCCATTGACAGTAGGACCCGTATTGAGAATGCGCTGCAGAGCTATGCCACGACGGGCGCTGTCGTCAGCATCGGCCAGCACATTCCCGACGCCGCCGGCATCGGCGTGCCGTTCACCGTCAACGACAGGCTGTTCGGGTCCCTGTCGCTGTCCCGGCCGCGGAACGAATTCAAGGAATCAGACATCGAAGCCGGTGCCGAACTGCTCAGCGAAGCTGCCCGGGAACTCGAATCCCTCCTCACCGACCGCCCCAGCAACCGGAGGTTGGGGGAGGTTCTGCCTGAAGCCGAATCATCCGCACTCATACAACGGATCGCCGCCATCATCGCGGCGTTCTGTTCCGAGCCGCTGGCCGAACTGACGCTGCAGGACCTTTCGAGTCTGTGGGGAACCCGGTCCGTGGCGACCCGCCGGCTTGCGGAATCCGCCCGCGATATGGGGCTGATGACGAAGCTGGACAACGGAGCCTGGACGGCCGGGCCGACGCTGCTGCGCTGGTCAGCCTCGCTTGGCTTCAGCCACGACCTTCCGCAACTGGTGGACGAGGATCTGCGCGGACTCAGCGGACAAACGGGTGAAACCACCACCCTGGCCCTCTACGACGCGGACACCGAAGTTGCCCACATCGGACGAACGATCGCCGGGGCCAGGAATGTCCGCTACGTTTTGGAAGAAGGCGAAAAAATTCCATTAACCGCCGGAGCTGCCGGCAAAGCAATCCTCGCCCACCTGCCCCGACACGTAAGCGCCAGGATAAGCCAAGAAGCGGGAGTTTCAGAACAAGAGCTTGAGCTCATCCGCTCCCAGGGCTGGGCCGCCACCGACAGTGAAAGAGTCCCTGACGCCCACGGCATCGCCGCACCATTCTTCGTCAACGGCATCATTCGAGGGTCGGTCACCGTCACGGTCCCCAACCACCGGGTAGCCGGAACCCCGCCGACAGAGCTCACCAGCGCCGTAGTCTCCACGGCCCACCGGCTCTCACGCCTGCTCACCGTCAAAAGCGCAAGGCTCCCTGCCGGCCGTGAAGGCAAGCCCGGAGAGCTGGAATCTGAACGTGACGCAGTCTTCGCTGCCGCGCAATAA
- a CDS encoding TetR/AcrR family transcriptional regulator has protein sequence MIEHSRYSLADPVGISAAPPPVGARERILAAADELFSQRSVRDVGINELISRAGVAKATFYAHFASKDDLVLAFLERCHQDLTVEAIIAECRKKTNDPTAQLLIIFDVLDGWFRQDDFQACAFVSTMLEMGPTHPLGQASISYLAQVRDFMRTLAEEAGLNQPDVFARSCHILTKGSIISAVEGDKEAAVLAKRMAASLISDHGGSATPTAGASYASAP, from the coding sequence GTGATCGAACACTCGCGATACTCGTTAGCCGACCCGGTTGGCATCTCTGCCGCTCCACCGCCCGTGGGCGCTCGGGAGCGCATACTCGCCGCCGCAGATGAGTTGTTTTCGCAGCGGAGCGTCCGGGATGTAGGCATAAACGAGCTGATATCGCGGGCCGGTGTCGCCAAGGCCACTTTCTACGCACACTTCGCCTCGAAAGACGACCTGGTCCTTGCCTTCCTGGAACGCTGCCACCAGGACCTGACCGTCGAGGCCATCATCGCTGAATGCAGAAAAAAGACCAATGACCCGACTGCCCAGTTGCTGATCATTTTCGATGTCCTGGACGGGTGGTTCCGTCAGGACGACTTCCAAGCCTGCGCCTTCGTGAGCACCATGCTGGAAATGGGTCCCACCCATCCCCTGGGGCAGGCATCCATCAGCTATCTTGCCCAGGTCAGGGACTTCATGCGAACCCTGGCCGAGGAAGCCGGCCTCAACCAACCAGACGTCTTCGCCCGCTCCTGCCACATCCTCACAAAGGGATCCATCATCTCCGCGGTCGAAGGAGACAAAGAGGCGGCCGTGTTGGCCAAACGCATGGCCGCTTCCCTCATCTCCGACCATGGGGGCAGCGCCACTCCCACCGCCGGCGCCTCCTACGCCAGCGCGCCATAA
- a CDS encoding GAF and ANTAR domain-containing protein: MDTELPLADELAAVFARLSNVLLNEETVAHALKLITEAAVLAADGAAGAGVSLIDSNGRRSSEASTGTIVLEADSFQYDLGQGPCLSAWASGHPVDIADVRTDLRWPEWGQAADELGLRSCLSVPLLAGNLAFGAIKIYWAKPHAATHRQSHLLELFAAQASIFLVNVQARERGRMLSEQLKSTLTQRDIISTAKGIIMAGQGIGKHDAMLHLMARAHIENRTLPDVAEEIIESTPGLDHDQG; the protein is encoded by the coding sequence ATGGATACTGAATTGCCGCTGGCTGACGAGCTGGCCGCAGTGTTTGCCCGGCTGTCCAACGTGCTCCTAAATGAGGAGACGGTCGCCCATGCCCTGAAGCTCATCACCGAAGCTGCGGTCCTGGCCGCGGATGGTGCCGCGGGAGCGGGTGTATCCCTGATTGACAGCAACGGCAGACGCAGCAGCGAAGCTTCCACGGGCACAATTGTGCTGGAGGCCGACTCCTTCCAATATGATCTCGGACAAGGCCCGTGCCTGAGTGCATGGGCCTCCGGACACCCGGTGGATATAGCGGATGTCCGCACCGACCTCCGCTGGCCTGAATGGGGTCAGGCAGCGGATGAGTTGGGCCTACGCTCCTGCCTCAGTGTCCCCCTCCTTGCAGGAAACCTGGCTTTCGGAGCCATCAAAATCTACTGGGCCAAACCCCACGCGGCAACGCATCGGCAGAGTCATTTGCTGGAACTGTTCGCAGCCCAAGCCTCGATCTTCCTGGTCAATGTCCAGGCCCGGGAGCGCGGCCGAATGTTGAGCGAGCAACTGAAGTCGACACTGACCCAACGGGACATCATCAGCACCGCCAAAGGGATCATCATGGCCGGCCAGGGCATCGGCAAGCACGACGCGATGCTTCACCTGATGGCCAGAGCCCACATCGAAAACCGGACGCTGCCGGACGTGGCAGAAGAGATCATCGAGTCCACGCCGGGACTCGATCATGACCAGGGATGA
- a CDS encoding TetR/AcrR family transcriptional regulator C-terminal domain-containing protein yields the protein MPSAESRDDQAPPRRGRLSKDIVLKAALELVDSEGLEALSMRRLAQELGCDPMSLYRHAANRAALLDGVTELVFNELAIFPDDPDWQAQLRRIAHDLRLLALRHPNVVPLLVTRPLSTPLGLRPLGTLRPLEQILTLLIDAGFAPTDALHVYRAYYGFLYGHILNELQEYIVDPDENEAILRLGLHHLPAKKFPHLRALGPVLADYDGDAELDQGLTILLNGLSTQLATGH from the coding sequence ATGCCCTCTGCCGAAAGTCGCGACGACCAAGCACCCCCACGAAGGGGGCGCCTGAGCAAGGACATCGTGTTGAAAGCGGCTTTGGAGCTGGTGGACTCCGAAGGCCTCGAAGCGTTGAGCATGCGCCGTCTTGCCCAGGAACTGGGCTGTGACCCCATGAGCCTCTACCGGCACGCAGCGAACCGGGCTGCCCTGCTGGACGGCGTCACCGAGCTCGTGTTCAACGAACTGGCGATCTTTCCCGATGACCCTGACTGGCAGGCACAACTGCGCCGGATAGCCCACGACCTCCGGCTCCTGGCCCTCCGTCACCCCAACGTCGTGCCCCTGCTGGTCACCCGACCACTATCCACTCCCCTGGGCTTACGCCCGCTGGGGACGCTCCGTCCGCTGGAACAAATCCTGACGCTGCTGATAGACGCCGGATTCGCCCCCACCGACGCCCTGCACGTCTACCGCGCCTACTACGGATTCCTCTACGGACACATCCTCAACGAACTCCAGGAATACATCGTGGACCCGGACGAAAACGAAGCAATCCTGCGCCTGGGCCTGCACCACCTGCCAGCCAAAAAATTCCCCCACCTCAGGGCACTGGGACCAGTCCTCGCAGACTACGACGGCGACGCCGAACTCGACCAAGGCCTCACCATCCTTCTCAACGGACTCAGCACCCAACTAGCTACAGGCCACTAA
- a CDS encoding GAF and ANTAR domain-containing protein, which yields MAPEPLHLQPELLVDHLQDLVLKTEDVKVMLDELANFTALTLSDPAVAFCSITLLRQKKPVTVASSAEGARRLDETQYRAGDGPCLTAIREGSVIHVPDVRTERRWRGYSAAALAEKVGSSLSVPLALEGEAEAGLNMYSTRSHGFSGEDIDNVQSYAYHASKALRLAVRISQLAEAKNNLAAAMESRTVIDLAAGAIMAQNRCSQDAAMKILKIASNSRNIKLRDVAASVVASLTANPKIRTHFDA from the coding sequence ATGGCCCCCGAACCACTTCACCTGCAGCCAGAGCTGCTCGTCGATCATCTGCAGGACCTCGTACTGAAGACCGAGGACGTGAAGGTGATGCTGGACGAACTGGCGAACTTCACTGCTCTCACACTTTCGGACCCTGCCGTTGCCTTCTGCAGCATCACCCTGCTGCGGCAAAAGAAGCCCGTGACGGTCGCCAGCAGCGCAGAGGGCGCACGCCGGCTCGACGAAACCCAATACCGCGCCGGTGATGGTCCATGCCTTACCGCCATCCGCGAAGGGAGCGTGATCCACGTGCCGGACGTCCGGACAGAACGCCGCTGGCGCGGCTACTCAGCAGCGGCGCTGGCGGAAAAGGTCGGGTCCAGCCTGTCGGTGCCGCTGGCCCTGGAAGGGGAAGCCGAAGCTGGCCTGAACATGTACTCCACCCGCTCCCATGGATTCAGCGGCGAGGACATCGACAACGTCCAGTCCTACGCCTACCACGCCTCCAAAGCCCTCCGACTCGCGGTACGCATAAGCCAGCTCGCCGAAGCAAAAAACAACCTGGCCGCGGCAATGGAATCGCGCACCGTCATCGACCTGGCAGCCGGGGCGATCATGGCCCAAAACCGCTGCAGCCAGGACGCGGCCATGAAGATCCTGAAAATCGCATCCAACAGCCGCAACATCAAACTCCGTGATGTAGCAGCATCAGTGGTCGCCTCCCTGACCGCCAACCCGAAAATCCGCACCCACTTCGACGCCTGA
- a CDS encoding N(5)-(carboxyethyl)ornithine synthase has translation MTDHLTLGVLSSTRKPDERRLPIHPLHLQRITPEIRQHLIFEEGYGERFGLSDSHLAPLVGRIVPRAQLLAEADVVLLPKPQPEDLAELRDGQVLWGWPHCVQDRAITQLAIDKKLTLIAFEAMNHWASDGGFGLHVFHKNNELAGYCSVLHSLALTGSTGDYGRRLSAVVIGFGATARGAVTALNAHGIHDVQVLTNRGVAAVGSPIHSVRIAQFDHDPKAPFLSEVITERGRVPLAPFLAESDIVVNCTLQNPNAPLTYLRTEDLDAFRPGSLIVDVSCDEGMGFSWAKTTTFAEPMFTVGDHIDYYAVDHSPSYLWKSSSWEISEALLPFLETVITGPTAWTGNETISRAIEIRDGVILNQDVMQFQQREPEYPHSPLPA, from the coding sequence ATGACGGATCACCTCACCCTCGGAGTCCTTTCCAGCACCCGAAAACCTGACGAGCGGCGCCTGCCGATACACCCCCTGCACCTGCAGCGCATCACCCCCGAAATCCGGCAGCACCTGATTTTTGAGGAAGGCTACGGCGAGCGTTTCGGCCTGTCGGACTCACATCTGGCACCACTCGTGGGGCGCATCGTCCCCCGCGCGCAACTGTTGGCGGAGGCCGACGTCGTGCTCCTGCCCAAGCCGCAGCCCGAAGACCTTGCCGAACTACGTGACGGGCAGGTCCTTTGGGGTTGGCCGCACTGCGTCCAGGACCGGGCCATCACCCAGCTGGCAATTGACAAGAAACTCACGCTGATCGCCTTCGAGGCGATGAACCACTGGGCCAGCGACGGCGGATTCGGGCTGCACGTGTTCCACAAGAACAACGAACTGGCCGGCTACTGCTCGGTGCTGCACTCACTGGCCCTGACCGGCTCCACCGGGGACTACGGCCGGAGACTCAGCGCCGTCGTCATCGGCTTCGGCGCGACCGCCCGAGGTGCCGTCACCGCCCTCAACGCCCATGGCATCCACGACGTCCAGGTCCTGACTAACCGCGGGGTGGCCGCCGTGGGTTCGCCCATCCATTCGGTGCGAATTGCCCAGTTCGATCACGACCCCAAAGCACCCTTCCTCAGCGAGGTCATCACCGAACGCGGACGGGTCCCGCTGGCGCCGTTCCTGGCCGAAAGCGACATCGTGGTCAACTGCACCCTGCAAAACCCCAACGCACCCTTGACCTACCTGCGTACGGAGGACCTGGACGCTTTCCGGCCCGGCAGCCTGATCGTGGATGTTTCCTGCGATGAGGGTATGGGCTTTAGCTGGGCGAAGACCACCACCTTCGCCGAGCCGATGTTCACAGTGGGCGATCACATCGATTACTACGCGGTGGACCACAGCCCCTCCTACCTCTGGAAGTCCTCCAGTTGGGAGATCAGTGAAGCCCTGCTGCCCTTCCTGGAAACCGTGATCACCGGCCCAACGGCCTGGACGGGGAACGAGACCATCAGCCGCGCAATCGAAATCCGCGATGGCGTGATCCTAAACCAGGACGTGATGCAGTTCCAGCAACGGGAACCGGAGTACCCACACTCCCCACTACCCGCCTAG
- a CDS encoding diacylglycerol kinase family protein, with protein sequence MLPTDFAGHARDLARSVAATGSPLIVSVSGDGGYNEVVNGVMDVPDSKAVCTVVAAGNANDHHRSMPATTLPQAIREGQVRHIDLLRITFGEEPPAQVHYAHSYIGFGLTPLMAIGIESGGKGKFLELLSVARTLSHLSPFELVRADGATAGFGSLILANISRMAKYGTVSESVGPDDGRFEVVTLPHSGRWKMALMTLRAVTLGLGNQPSVSSYAFTTRDPVPCQIDGEVKHLPAATHVMVESAKGALAVI encoded by the coding sequence TTGCTGCCGACCGACTTTGCGGGGCACGCGCGGGACCTGGCGCGGTCCGTGGCGGCCACCGGGTCTCCGCTAATTGTTTCCGTTAGCGGCGACGGCGGGTACAACGAGGTTGTCAACGGGGTGATGGACGTTCCAGACAGCAAGGCGGTGTGCACCGTTGTCGCGGCAGGGAACGCCAATGACCATCACCGGAGCATGCCCGCTACAACGTTGCCGCAGGCTATCCGGGAAGGACAGGTCCGGCACATCGACCTGCTGCGCATAACGTTTGGGGAAGAGCCGCCGGCACAGGTTCACTACGCCCACTCCTACATAGGTTTCGGACTTACGCCGCTTATGGCAATCGGAATCGAGAGCGGGGGAAAGGGCAAATTCCTCGAACTTTTGTCCGTGGCGCGCACGCTCTCTCACTTGAGCCCGTTCGAGCTCGTCCGGGCCGACGGGGCCACCGCGGGCTTTGGCAGCCTGATACTGGCCAATATCTCGCGGATGGCCAAGTATGGGACGGTGAGCGAGTCGGTCGGCCCCGACGACGGCCGGTTCGAGGTCGTGACGCTCCCGCACTCCGGGCGCTGGAAGATGGCCCTGATGACTCTTCGGGCCGTGACGCTGGGACTCGGGAATCAACCAAGCGTCAGCAGCTACGCATTCACCACACGGGACCCTGTTCCTTGCCAAATTGACGGCGAGGTCAAGCATCTTCCCGCCGCCACCCATGTGATGGTGGAAAGCGCCAAGGGCGCCCTGGCCGTTATCTGA
- a CDS encoding plasmid pRiA4b ORF-3 family protein, which translates to MGSGGAFYEYDFGDSWLHRLELVSRRPAVEESLPARLLDGARRGPLEDSGGFPGYEEIMDALADRSHPDHAEYSAWVADITGSDAPFDPAFLDIPAVNRMLAELS; encoded by the coding sequence CTGGGATCGGGCGGCGCGTTCTACGAGTACGACTTTGGTGACAGCTGGCTACACCGGCTCGAGCTAGTGTCCCGCCGGCCCGCAGTCGAAGAGAGTCTGCCGGCCCGGCTGCTCGACGGTGCCCGGCGCGGCCCGCTGGAAGACTCCGGAGGTTTTCCCGGCTACGAGGAGATCATGGATGCCTTGGCCGACCGGTCGCATCCTGACCACGCTGAATACTCCGCATGGGTGGCCGACATAACCGGCTCCGATGCACCGTTTGACCCTGCCTTCCTGGACATCCCCGCCGTGAATCGGATGCTGGCTGAGCTATCTTGA